From a region of the Bradyrhizobium sp. KBS0727 genome:
- the pcaD gene encoding 3-oxoadipate enol-lactonase, with amino-acid sequence MPMIDADGCLLNVSVEGRDGGPTLMLSNSLGSTMAMWEPQMKALGQVFRVIRYDRRGHGKSNVPPGPYSMERFGRDVLAILDDLNIAKTHWCGLSMGGMVGQWLGANAPDRFGKIILANTACHYPDPTRWHERIKAVKEGGIAAVADTVMSGWLTADFREREPQITANMKAMMLTTPVEGYIACCEALSTLDLREALPTIKSPTLVIAGRHDMSTPISAAEYIRSKIPGASMTILDAAHISNVEQPHAFTDAVVGFLTQR; translated from the coding sequence ATGCCGATGATCGACGCCGACGGGTGCCTGCTCAACGTTTCCGTCGAAGGCCGCGACGGCGGACCGACGCTGATGCTGTCGAATTCGCTGGGCTCCACCATGGCGATGTGGGAGCCGCAGATGAAGGCGCTGGGCCAGGTGTTTCGCGTCATCCGCTACGACCGGCGCGGCCACGGCAAATCAAACGTGCCGCCCGGCCCCTATTCGATGGAGCGCTTCGGCCGCGACGTGCTGGCGATCCTCGACGATCTCAACATCGCCAAGACCCATTGGTGCGGCCTGTCGATGGGTGGCATGGTCGGGCAATGGCTGGGAGCCAACGCGCCGGATCGTTTCGGCAAGATCATTCTCGCCAACACCGCCTGCCACTATCCGGACCCGACCCGCTGGCACGAGCGCATCAAGGCGGTGAAGGAAGGCGGCATCGCCGCCGTTGCCGACACCGTGATGTCGGGCTGGCTGACCGCCGATTTTCGCGAGCGCGAGCCGCAGATCACCGCCAACATGAAGGCGATGATGCTGACCACGCCGGTCGAGGGCTACATCGCCTGCTGCGAGGCGCTGTCGACGCTCGATCTGCGCGAGGCGTTGCCGACAATCAAAAGCCCGACGCTGGTCATCGCCGGACGTCACGACATGTCGACGCCAATTTCTGCCGCTGAATACATCCGCAGCAAGATTCCCGGCGCCAGCATGACGATTTTGGACGCCGCGCACATTTCCAATGTCGAGCAACCGCACGCCTTCACCGACGCGGTGGTCGGCTTCCTGACGCAACGCTAA